The following proteins are encoded in a genomic region of Cellulomonas sp. ES6:
- the rpsS gene encoding 30S ribosomal protein S19 produces MPRSLKKGPFVDGHLQKKVDAQNAAGTKNVIKTWSRRSMITPDFLGHTFAVHDGRKHTPVFVTESMVGHKLGEFAPTRTFRGHEKDDRKGRRR; encoded by the coding sequence ATGCCTCGCAGCCTGAAGAAGGGGCCCTTCGTCGACGGGCACCTGCAGAAGAAGGTCGACGCGCAGAACGCGGCCGGCACCAAGAACGTCATCAAGACCTGGTCGCGGCGCTCGATGATCACGCCCGACTTCCTGGGTCACACGTTCGCGGTGCACGACGGCCGCAAGCACACGCCGGTGTTCGTGACGGAGTCGATGGTCGGGCACAAGCTCGGCGAGTTCGCCCCGACGCGGACGTTCCGCGGCCACGAGAAGGACGACCGGAAGGGCCGTCGCCGCTGA
- the fusA gene encoding elongation factor G, translated as MALDVLTDLNKVRNIGIMAHIDAGKTTTTERILYYTGVNYKIGETHDGASTTDWMEQEQERGITITSAAVTAFWNKGKPNETQINVIDTPGHVDFTVEVERSLRVLDGAVAVFDGKEGVEPQSETVWRQADKYEVPRICFVNKMDKLGADFYFTVDTIVNRLKAKPLVIQLPIGAENDFVGVVDLVEMRALVWRGETEMGAKYEIEGIPADLQERAEQFRSELLEAVAETDDDLLEKFLGGEELTVAEIKAGIRKLTIAGEAFPVLCGSAFKNKGVQPMLDAVVDYLPSPLDVPAIQGHDVKDPEVVIERHPDADEPFSALAFKIAAHPFFGKLTFIRVYSGKVVQGAQVMNSTKGKKERIGKIFQMHANKENPVDEATAGHIYAFIGLKDVTTGDTLSDMNSQVILESMTFPEPVIDVAIEPKTKADQEKLSTAIQKLAEEDPTFRVRLDEETGQTVIGGMGELHLDILVDRMRREFKVEANVGKPQVAYRETIRRTVEKIDYTHKKQTGGSGQFAKVQMTFEPLVSEDGATYEFVNAVTGGRVPREYIPSVDQGIQSAMQLGVLAGFPLVGIKATLLDGAAHDVDSSEMAFKIAGSMVLKEAVRKADPVLLEPVMAVEVRTPEDYMGDVIGDINSRRGMIQSMEDATGVKVIRALVPLSEMFGYVGDLRSKTQGRAVYSMQFDSYAEVPRNVADEIIKKTRGE; from the coding sequence GTGGCACTGGACGTGCTCACGGACCTGAACAAGGTCCGGAACATCGGCATCATGGCGCACATCGATGCCGGGAAGACCACGACGACCGAGCGGATCCTGTACTACACGGGCGTCAACTACAAGATCGGCGAGACCCACGACGGCGCGTCGACCACGGACTGGATGGAGCAGGAGCAGGAGCGTGGCATCACGATCACGTCCGCTGCTGTGACCGCCTTCTGGAACAAGGGCAAGCCGAACGAGACGCAGATCAACGTCATCGACACGCCCGGTCACGTCGACTTCACCGTCGAGGTGGAGCGCTCGCTGCGCGTGCTCGACGGCGCGGTCGCGGTGTTCGACGGCAAGGAGGGCGTGGAGCCCCAGTCGGAGACCGTGTGGCGCCAGGCCGACAAGTACGAGGTCCCCCGCATCTGCTTCGTCAACAAGATGGACAAGCTGGGCGCGGACTTCTACTTCACGGTCGACACCATCGTGAACCGCCTCAAGGCCAAGCCGCTGGTCATCCAGCTGCCGATCGGCGCCGAGAACGACTTCGTCGGCGTCGTGGACCTGGTCGAGATGCGCGCGCTCGTGTGGCGCGGCGAGACCGAGATGGGCGCGAAGTACGAGATCGAGGGGATCCCCGCCGACCTCCAGGAGCGGGCCGAGCAGTTCCGCAGCGAGCTGCTCGAGGCCGTCGCCGAGACCGACGACGACCTGCTCGAGAAGTTCCTGGGCGGTGAGGAGCTGACGGTCGCCGAGATCAAGGCCGGCATCCGCAAGCTCACCATCGCCGGCGAGGCGTTCCCGGTCCTGTGCGGGTCGGCGTTCAAGAACAAGGGCGTCCAGCCCATGCTCGACGCCGTCGTCGACTACCTCCCGTCGCCCCTCGACGTCCCGGCCATCCAGGGCCACGACGTCAAGGACCCGGAGGTCGTCATCGAGCGGCACCCGGACGCCGACGAGCCGTTCTCGGCCCTGGCGTTCAAGATCGCCGCGCACCCGTTCTTCGGCAAGCTCACCTTCATCCGCGTGTACTCGGGGAAGGTCGTGCAGGGCGCCCAGGTCATGAACTCGACCAAGGGCAAGAAGGAGCGCATCGGGAAGATCTTCCAGATGCACGCCAACAAGGAGAACCCTGTCGACGAGGCCACGGCCGGCCACATCTACGCGTTCATCGGCCTCAAGGACGTCACCACCGGTGACACCCTGTCGGACATGAACTCGCAGGTCATCCTCGAGTCGATGACGTTCCCCGAGCCGGTCATCGACGTGGCCATCGAGCCCAAGACGAAGGCCGACCAGGAGAAGCTCTCCACGGCGATCCAGAAGCTCGCCGAGGAGGACCCGACCTTCCGCGTCCGCCTGGACGAGGAGACCGGCCAGACCGTCATCGGCGGCATGGGCGAGCTCCACCTCGACATCCTCGTCGACCGCATGCGGCGCGAGTTCAAGGTCGAGGCGAACGTCGGCAAGCCGCAGGTGGCGTACCGCGAGACGATCCGCCGCACGGTGGAGAAGATCGACTACACGCACAAGAAGCAGACGGGTGGCTCCGGCCAGTTCGCCAAGGTCCAGATGACCTTCGAGCCGCTGGTCTCCGAGGACGGCGCGACGTACGAGTTCGTCAACGCCGTCACCGGTGGTCGCGTCCCGCGCGAGTACATCCCGTCGGTCGACCAGGGCATCCAGAGCGCGATGCAGCTGGGCGTGCTGGCCGGCTTCCCGCTGGTCGGCATCAAGGCGACGCTCCTCGACGGGGCGGCGCACGACGTCGACTCGTCCGAGATGGCGTTCAAGATCGCGGGGTCGATGGTCCTCAAGGAGGCCGTCCGCAAGGCGGACCCGGTCCTCCTCGAGCCCGTCATGGCCGTCGAGGTGCGCACGCCCGAGGACTACATGGGCGACGTCATCGGCGACATCAACTCGCGGCGCGGCATGATCCAGTCCATGGAGGACGCGACGGGCGTGAAGGTGATCCGCGCCCTGGTTCCTCTCTCCGAGATGTTCGGGTACGTCGGTGACCTGCGGTCGAAGACCCAGGGTCGTGCGGTGTACTCGATGCAGTTCGACAGCTACGCCGAGGTGCCTCGGAATGTTGCCGACGAGATCATCAAGAAGACCCGGGGCGAGTAG
- the rpsJ gene encoding 30S ribosomal protein S10, whose product MAGQKIRIRLKSYDHEVIDSSARKIVDTVTRAGATVVGPVPLPTEKNVFCVIRSPHKYKDSREHFEMRTHKRLIDIIDPTPKAVDSLMRLDLPADVNIEIKL is encoded by the coding sequence ATGGCGGGACAGAAGATCCGCATCCGGCTCAAGTCCTACGACCACGAGGTCATCGACAGCTCGGCGCGCAAGATCGTCGACACGGTGACCCGCGCTGGTGCGACGGTCGTGGGTCCGGTGCCGCTGCCGACGGAGAAGAACGTCTTCTGCGTCATCCGGTCGCCTCACAAGTACAAGGACAGCCGCGAGCACTTCGAGATGCGCACGCACAAGCGGCTCATCGACATCATCGACCCCACGCCGAAGGCCGTCGACTCGCTCATGCGACTCGACCTGCCCGCGGACGTGAACATCGAGATCAAGCTCTGA
- the rplB gene encoding 50S ribosomal protein L2 yields MGIRKYKPTTPGRRGASVADFVEITRSEPEKSLVRPLHKTGGRNSTGRVTMRHQGGGHKRAYRVIDFRRHDKDGVPAKVAHIEYDPNRTARIALLHYADGEKRYIIAPNKLRQGDVVENGAGADIKPGNNLPLRNIPTGTVIHAIELKPGGGAKIARSAGASVQLVAKDGPYAQLRMPSGEIRNVDLRCRATIGEVGNAEQSNINWGKAGRMRWKGKRPSVRGVAMNPIDHPHGGGEGKTSGGRHPVSPWGQPEGRTRRPNKPSDKLIVRRRRTGKKR; encoded by the coding sequence ATGGGAATCCGTAAGTACAAGCCGACGACGCCGGGCCGCCGCGGCGCGAGCGTCGCCGACTTCGTCGAGATCACGCGCTCGGAGCCGGAGAAGTCGCTGGTCCGTCCGCTGCACAAGACCGGTGGTCGCAACTCGACCGGCCGCGTCACGATGCGGCACCAGGGCGGCGGGCACAAGCGCGCCTACCGCGTGATCGACTTCCGTCGTCACGACAAGGACGGCGTGCCGGCCAAGGTCGCGCACATCGAGTACGACCCGAACCGCACGGCGCGCATCGCGCTGCTGCACTACGCGGACGGCGAGAAGCGCTACATCATCGCGCCGAACAAGCTGCGTCAGGGCGACGTCGTCGAGAACGGCGCCGGTGCCGACATCAAGCCGGGCAACAACCTGCCGCTGCGCAACATCCCGACCGGTACGGTCATCCACGCCATCGAGCTGAAGCCCGGTGGCGGCGCGAAGATCGCCCGCTCGGCCGGTGCGTCCGTGCAGCTCGTCGCGAAGGACGGCCCGTACGCCCAGCTGCGCATGCCGTCCGGCGAGATCCGGAACGTCGACCTGCGCTGCCGCGCGACGATCGGCGAGGTCGGCAACGCCGAGCAGTCGAACATCAACTGGGGCAAGGCCGGCCGCATGCGCTGGAAGGGCAAGCGCCCCTCGGTCCGCGGTGTCGCGATGAACCCGATCGACCACCCGCACGGTGGTGGTGAGGGCAAGACGTCCGGTGGTCGTCACCCGGTGAGCCCCTGGGGCCAGCCGGAGGGCCGCACGCGCCGTCCGAACAAGCCGAGCGACAAGCTCATCGTCCGTCGCCGCCGCACCGGCAAGAAGCGCTGA
- the rpsL gene encoding 30S ribosomal protein S12: MPTIQQLVRKGRQAKTNKSKTPALKGSPQRRGVCTRVYTTTPKKPNSALRKVARVKLSSGIEVTAYIPGEGHNLQEHSIVLVRGGRVKDLPGVRYKIIRGALDTQGVKNRKQARSRYGAKKG; the protein is encoded by the coding sequence GTGCCTACGATCCAGCAGCTGGTCCGCAAGGGCCGGCAGGCGAAGACGAACAAGTCGAAGACGCCTGCCCTCAAGGGCAGCCCGCAGCGGCGCGGTGTCTGCACCCGCGTGTACACGACCACCCCGAAGAAGCCGAACTCGGCTCTGCGGAAGGTCGCGCGCGTCAAGCTCTCCTCGGGCATCGAGGTGACGGCGTACATCCCCGGCGAGGGGCACAACCTGCAGGAGCACTCGATCGTGCTCGTGCGCGGCGGCCGTGTGAAGGACCTCCCCGGCGTCCGCTACAAGATCATCCGTGGCGCGCTGGACACCCAGGGCGTGAAGAACCGTAAGCAGGCGCGCAGCCGCTACGGCGCGAAGAAGGGCTGA
- the tuf gene encoding elongation factor Tu — protein sequence MGKAKFERTKPHVNIGTIGHVDHGKTTLTAAISKVLHDKYPDLNPFTPFDEIDKAPEEKQRGITINIAHVEYQTEKRHYAHVDAPGHADYIKNMITGAAQMDGAILVVAATDGPMAQTREHVLLARQVGVPYLLVALNKSDMVDDEEILELVEMEVRELLSSQGFDGDNAPVIRVSGLKALEGDPQWVKSVEDLLDAVDESVPEPVRDMDKPFLMPIEDVFTITGRGTVVTGKVDRGKLAINSEVEIVGIRPAQKTTVTGIEMFHKQMDEAWAGENCGLLLRGTKREDVERGQVVVKPGSITPHTEFEGQVYILAKDEGGRHNPFYSNYRPQFYFRTTDVTGVITLPEGTEMVMPGDNTEISVQLIQPIAMEEGLGFAIREGGRTVGSGRVTKIIK from the coding sequence GTGGGCAAGGCGAAGTTCGAGCGGACCAAGCCGCACGTCAACATCGGGACCATCGGTCACGTCGACCACGGCAAGACGACGCTGACCGCTGCCATCTCGAAGGTGCTGCACGACAAGTACCCCGACCTGAACCCCTTCACGCCGTTCGACGAGATCGACAAGGCGCCGGAGGAGAAGCAGCGCGGTATCACCATCAACATCGCGCACGTCGAGTACCAGACGGAGAAGCGTCACTACGCTCACGTCGACGCGCCGGGTCACGCCGACTACATCAAGAACATGATCACGGGTGCGGCGCAGATGGACGGCGCCATCCTCGTGGTCGCCGCCACCGACGGCCCGATGGCCCAGACGCGTGAGCACGTCCTGCTCGCCCGTCAGGTCGGCGTGCCCTACCTGCTCGTGGCGCTCAACAAGTCCGACATGGTCGACGACGAGGAGATCCTCGAGCTCGTCGAGATGGAGGTCCGCGAGCTGCTGTCGTCGCAGGGCTTCGACGGCGACAACGCGCCCGTCATCCGCGTCTCCGGCCTGAAGGCCCTCGAGGGCGACCCGCAGTGGGTCAAGTCCGTCGAGGACCTGCTGGACGCCGTGGACGAGTCCGTGCCGGAGCCGGTGCGTGACATGGACAAGCCGTTCCTCATGCCGATCGAGGACGTCTTCACGATCACCGGTCGTGGCACCGTCGTCACCGGCAAGGTCGACCGCGGCAAGCTCGCGATCAACTCCGAGGTCGAGATCGTCGGCATCCGCCCGGCGCAGAAGACCACGGTCACCGGCATCGAGATGTTCCACAAGCAGATGGACGAGGCGTGGGCCGGCGAGAACTGCGGCCTCCTGCTCCGCGGCACCAAGCGCGAGGACGTCGAGCGCGGCCAGGTCGTCGTGAAGCCGGGCTCCATCACCCCGCACACCGAGTTCGAGGGCCAGGTCTACATCCTCGCCAAGGACGAGGGCGGGCGGCACAACCCGTTCTACTCGAACTACCGTCCGCAGTTCTACTTCCGGACCACGGACGTCACCGGCGTCATCACGCTGCCCGAGGGCACCGAGATGGTCATGCCCGGCGACAACACCGAGATCTCGGTGCAGCTGATCCAGCCCATCGCCATGGAGGAGGGCCTCGGCTTCGCCATCCGTGAGGGTGGCCGCACCGTCGGCTCGGGCCGCGTCACCAAGATCATCAAGTGA
- a CDS encoding type IV toxin-antitoxin system AbiEi family antitoxin domain-containing protein produces MDPRTVQVLSGLAARDRVITTRDAERAGVSGDELRAACARGDLVRVRVDAYTTADRWQGLEDAERHRLRVIAAARRLHRPVFTHDSAAALWRLPRIGRWPESVHVSLPHGVGNRSSAGVRRHATPGPVGHVATVEGVRVTGVARTVVDVARTWELAAAVAAADHALHRRWTTPARLATELEAAGTGRGVRRARRVVEAASGLSESVGESLSRARMIELGLPLPELQHVVEDDAGVVGRVDFWWPELGLVGEFDGRA; encoded by the coding sequence ATGGACCCTCGAACCGTGCAGGTGCTGAGCGGCCTCGCCGCCCGTGACCGCGTGATCACGACCCGGGACGCCGAGCGGGCCGGGGTGTCCGGCGACGAGCTGCGCGCGGCCTGCGCACGCGGTGACCTCGTGCGCGTGCGGGTCGACGCCTACACGACGGCAGACCGGTGGCAGGGGCTCGAGGACGCGGAACGGCACCGGCTGCGGGTGATCGCCGCAGCGCGCCGCCTGCACCGGCCGGTGTTCACCCACGACTCGGCCGCGGCGCTCTGGCGTCTCCCGCGCATCGGCCGGTGGCCGGAGTCGGTGCACGTCTCGCTGCCGCACGGCGTCGGCAACCGGTCGTCGGCCGGCGTCCGCCGCCACGCGACGCCCGGACCGGTCGGCCACGTCGCGACGGTCGAGGGCGTGCGTGTGACCGGGGTGGCGCGCACCGTCGTCGACGTCGCCCGCACCTGGGAACTCGCGGCCGCTGTGGCCGCGGCGGACCACGCCCTGCACCGCCGGTGGACGACACCGGCACGACTCGCGACCGAGCTCGAGGCGGCGGGCACCGGGCGGGGCGTGCGCCGGGCCCGTCGCGTCGTCGAGGCGGCCTCTGGGCTCTCCGAGTCCGTCGGGGAGTCGCTGAGCCGCGCGCGGATGATCGAGCTCGGGCTGCCGCTGCCGGAGCTGCAGCACGTGGTGGAGGACGACGCCGGCGTCGTGGGCCGGGTCGACTTCTGGTGGCCGGAGCTCGGGCTCGTGGGGGAGTTCGACGGGCGCGCCTGA